In the Primulina eburnea isolate SZY01 unplaced genomic scaffold, ASM2296580v1 ctg739_ERROPOS11973397, whole genome shotgun sequence genome, one interval contains:
- the LOC140822102 gene encoding DNA polymerase zeta catalytic subunit isoform X3 — protein MMKLKGNTGSKRQHVHGCNLVRARKFYGYHSTEELFVKIYLYYPQDVSRAAKLLLAGGVMDKVLQPYESHIPFLLQFLIDNNLYGMSHLHVSKIKFRHPVPDVFSQPKSNCSSELNALPEDSTFLATNSQADVDDGLCSIFPLQTSSTVPNCQIMKNANQSDPSANEDIRFFRRQSTSELEGDAVIDEITNQQFLSYARLSQAHADVKMVQSLIPIWEEELERTGVPESMPSNSEKPLPQDVLKTLSCGIDFEIFMEVNDDEGSEPPLTPTSIKCSTDCRNLVEHGLENFEGCSNLSSKYLEKSDNVGSSSIFDSSSEAVYEDKTCASDAIDKPRISYSLGQLSEKASDEDALRLLKWLASSQAAEDINSDDELACETILSPLIPVKTIDKVLEKANVEYESESQQECQDILDSVDMLDFEELNGRASDRIDNNHSSEPLSNKIIPQVDGSSDDLQSTPRFNESLKLDSDGRNSSQEVKPWTEIDSRSPKLGKKRPRWGSLPVSNQNASNVSYPKTFNTLGGCDNENVEGFGTAGCGNEAERFPFVVKVDEKKDAGYTEQASSITACSTRELMRKKRSQRTELSESRSPIQDQDNFCQPMHRSPVTIERSKFHGMSIQSTDTVSSEVKPIKRSSFGNLPLCCGTSIVPGNTPKIGSQVSTIQLDCDDNNYCEHMKSSQNCDGSLYVSSCILEQPRFKNSNIDVQDSSCLDLLQTDAFGSCAVAVSAASDFISKNECPTENDQLIANHKVPENPVEDLEDMTGKTTNTQCKNSLYQESKPGFSMPNCSISDNVNKEAESVKLVSMVFSKKPPSMEWTEEPGGEARGPMDGYCNEVPIVQGRSIEDCLPFFVRNFPEEKELPPRNYDYVNHHESVMGVPILYQNDGSHLFMLTSAISPPSTESVDRWLSSNISDIMGKKSNAQSLIPLLSDGSSGDVIDSLGSQADVSNSPTQIPVSLSREKPSLDKVHEHNQESCGMEVKETQKKPVPGSRPDPSQISGPDRKMKLTPLSQIGFRDPASVGGGQQLTLLSVEIQAESRGVLRPDPRFDAINVIALVFQEDDESTLDVHVLLRCDHASVVKDLNAIFGCQVLVFSEELQLFSHFSKLIDSVDPDVIMGWDVQSGSLGFLAERAGYLGLGLLNNISRTPSETNEALSEFETSENNMVKEMFSESEAREAVNLENLIEDEWGRTHASGVHVGGRIVLNIWRLMRNEVKLNIYTVEAVAEKVLRRKIPSIHWKILTKWFSSGPGRARYRSVDYILQRAKLNLQIMNQLDVINRTSELARVFGIDFFSVLSRGSQYRVESMFLRLAHTQNYLAISPGNQQVANQPAMECLPLVMEPESSFYADPVIVLDFQSLYPSMVIAYNLCFCTCLGKITPPKENCLGVSSYSADKHTLHNLRLELLVTPNGVLYVSSKVRKGILPCLLEEILSTRIMVKQAMKKLSPSQKVLGRIFNARQLALKLIANVTYGYTAAGFSGRMPCAELADSIVQCGRRTLETAISFVNSNEKWKARVVYGDTDSMFVLLKGRSLKEAFTIGREIASAITEMNPNPVTLKMEKVYYPCFLLTKKRYVGYSYESPDQSNPIFDAKGIETVRRDTCAAVSKTMEQSLRIYFEYQNIDEVQSYLQRQWTRILSGRVSVQDFVFAKEVRLGTYSIRASSLPPAAIVATKAMKVDPRAEPRYAERIPYVVVHGEPGARLVDMVVDPLEVLALNSPYRLNDIYYIRKQIIPALQRVFGLLGADLNHWFLDMPRPSREAFGKRCSLGLNPQRKRIDYYYTSRHCIVCGDLVQASSHLCPECLKNETTVAIALIGRTSKLEKDIQHLTAICRHCGGGDWRVESGVKCISLACSVFYERRKVQKELQSLSEVATRAGFYPKCMVEWF, from the exons ATGATGAAG CTCAAAGGAAATACTGGCTCAAAACGTCAGCATGTGCATGGTTGCAATCTTGTTCGAGCGAGGAAGTTTTATGGTTATCATTCTACCGAGGAGCTATTTGTGAAGATTTATCT CTACTACCCACAGGATGTTTCACGGGCTGCAAAgcttcttttg GCGGGTGGAGTTATGGATAAGGTTTTACAACCTTATGAGTCACATATACCGTTTCTTCTCCAATTCTTG ATTGACAACAATTTGTATGGAATGAGTCATTTGCATGTTTCAAAGATCAAGTTTCGCCATCCTGTCCCAGATGTTTTCTCTCAACCAAAATCTAATTGCAGTAGTGAGCTGAATGCATTGCCTGAGGACTCCACATTTTTGGCTACGAATTCCCAG GCAGATGTAGACGATGGCTTGTGTTCGATTTTTCCTTTGCAGACATCTTCTACAGTTCCAAATTGTCAGATCATGAAAAATGCCAATCAGTCTGATCCTTCAGCAAATGAAGATATTCGATTCTTCAGGCGGCAGAGTACCTCTGAGCTGGAAGGAGATGCTGTAATAGATG AGATAACAAACCAGCAATTTTTATCGTATGCACGCCTTTCTCAAGCTCATGCTGATGTGAAAATGGTTCAGTCACTAATACCAATTTGGGAG GAAGAATTAGAGAGGACTGGAGTACCTGAGTCCATGCCTTCTAATTCTGAGAAACCACTTCCACAAGATGTATTGAAGACTCTGTCATGTGGTAtcgattttgaaatatttatggaagTGAATGACGATGAAGGAAGCGAGCCACCTTTGACTCCAACATCAATAAAATGTTCAACAGATTGCAGAAATTTGGTTGAACATGGACTCGAGAACTTTGAGGGTTGCAGCAATCTGTCTTCCAAGTATTTGGAAAAAAGTGACAACGTTGGATCTTCATCTATTTTTGATTCATCATCAGAAGCTGTTTATGAAGACAAAACTTGTGCATCCGACGCAATTGATAAACCACGGATATCTTATTCTTTGGGGCAATTGAGTGAAAAG GCCTCAGACGAAGATGCCTTGAGGCTTTTAAAGTGGCTTGCATCTTCTCAAGCTGCTGAAGATATCAACTCTGATGACGAACTTGCTTGTGAGACAATATTGAGTCCCTTGATACCTGTGAAAACCATTGACAAGGTGTTAGAGAAAGCCAATGTGGAGTACGAGAGTGAATCCCAGCAAGAGTGTCAGGACATTCTTGATTCTGTTGATATGCTTGATTTTGAAGAATTGAACGGCAGAGCTTCTGACCGCATCGACAACAATCATTCTAGCGAACCATTGTCAAATAAAATTATACCTCAAGTCGATGGCTCTAGTGATGACCTCCAGTCAACTCCACGGTTCAATGAGTCACTCAAGTTAGACAGTGATGGACGAAATTCATCTCAGGAAGTGAAACCATGGACTGAGATAGATTCACGAAGTCCGAAGCTCGGTAAGAAAAGGCCTCGGTGGGGTTCTTTGCCTGTTTCTAATCAAAATGCGAGTAATGTTTCATATCCTAAAACATTCAACACATTGGGCGGATGCGACAATGAGAATGTAGAAGGTTTTGGTACTGCTGGGTGTGGTAATGAAGCAGAAAGGTTTCCTTTTGTAGTAAAGGTTGATGAAAAGAAGGATGCTGGTTACACGGAGCAAGCTAGCTCGATAACTGCATGCTCTACGCGTGAGTTGATGAGGAAAAAGCGATCCCAACGAACTGAACTATCTGAATCGAGGAGTCCTATTCAAGATCAAGACAACTTTTGTCAGCCGATGCATAGATCCCCAGTTACTATTGAGAGATCAAAATTTCATGGAATGAGTATACAATCCACTGATACGGTTTCTAGTGAAGTAAAACCCATTAAACGTTCTTCTTTTGGTAATTTGCCACTTTGCTGTGGCACTAGCATAGTGCCAGGAAATACACCAAAAATTGGGAGTCAAGTTTCTACTATTCAACTTGACTGTGACGATAACAATTATTGTGAACATATGAAAAGCTCTCAGAATTGTGATGGGAGCCTTTATGTTAGTTCTTGTATACTTGAGCAACCTCGCTTTAAAAACAGTAATATCGATGTCCAAGATTCTAGTTGTCTGGATTTGCTTCAAACAGATGCTTTTGGTTCATGTGCAGTGGCCGTTTCAGCTGCAAGTGACTTTATATCCAAAAATGAATGCCCGACTGAAAATGATCAGCTAATTGCTAATCACAAGGTACCTGAGAATCCAGTTGAGGATTTGGAAGACATGACAGGTAAAACAACAAATACTCAGTGTAAAAATTCACTGTATCAAGAAAGCAAACCTGGTTTCTCCATGCCTAACTGTTCGATATCAGATAATGTAAATAAGGAAGCCGAATCTGTAAAACTCGTTAGTATGGTTTTCTCCAAGAAACCTCCATCAATGGAGTGGACTGAAGAGCCAGGTGGTGAAGCCCGAGGACCTATGGATGGATACTGTAATGAAGTACCGATTGTTCAGGGTAGATCTATAGAGGATTGTCTTCCCTTTTTTGTGAGGAATTTCCCAGAAGAAAAAGAACTACCCCCAAGAAATTATGATTATGTTAATCACCATGAATCAGTAATGGGTGTTCCCATTCTTTATCAAAATGATGGATCACATTTGTTCATGCTTACCTCTGCCATATCACCTCCATCTACAGAATCCGTTGATAGATGGCTGTCATCAAATATCTCTGATATTATGGGGAAAAAGTCAAATGCACAATCACTAATTCCCCTATTGTCCGATGGATCATCTGGTGATGTGATTGACTCACTTGGTTCTCAGGCTGATGTTAGTAATTCACCTACACAGATACCTGTTTCTTTGTCCAGGGAAAAGCCTAGTTTGGATAAAGTACATGAGCATAATCAAGAATCCTGCGGCATGGAAGTTAAAGAGACTCAGAAAAAGCCAGTGCCTGGCTCCAGGCCAGATCCCTCTCAGATATCGGGCCCTGATAGAAAAATGAAGCTAACTCCACTTAGTCAAATTGGTTTTCGTGATCCAGCAAGTGTTGGTGGAGGGCAGCAGCTAACATTGCTGAGTGTAGAAATTCAGGCTGAATCTAGAGGGGTTTTGAGACCTGATCCTCGTTTTGATGCCATAAATGTCATCGCTCTTGTCTTTCAAGAGGATGACGAGTCTACTCTTGATGTTCACGTGCTTCTGCGTTGTGATCATGCATCTGTTGTTAAGGACCTGAATGCAATTTTTGGGTGTCAGGTACTTGTATTTTCTGAAGAATTACAGTTGTTCAGCCATTTTTCAAAGTTAATTGATTCTGTCGATCCCGATGTTATAATGGGCTGGGATGTTCAAAGTGGTTCCCTAGGATTTTTGGCTGAAAGGGCTGGATATCTTGGTCTTGGTTTATTGAATAACATATCGCGGACTCCATCTGAAACCAATGAAGCTTTGTCAGAGTTTGAAACTTCTGAAAATAATATGGTGAAGGAGATGTTTTCTGAATCTGAAGCTAGGGAGGCTGTCAAtcttgagaatttgattgaggaCGAGTGGGGCAGAACGCATGCCAGTGGTGTTCATGTAGGTGGTAGGATTGTCCTGAATATTTGGAGACTTATGAGGAATGAAGTTAAACTTAACATTTACACAGTTGAAGCTGTAGCTGAAAAAGTATTGAGGCGAAAAATCCCATCTATACATTGGAAGATACTCACCAAATGGTTTTCAAGTGGTCCTGGACGTGCTAGATATCGATCTGTTGATTATATCTTACAGAGAGCAAAGTTGAATTTGCAGATTATGAATCAGCTTGATGTGATAAACCGGACATCAGAACTAGCTCGAGTATTTGGCATCGATTTTTTCTCTGTTCTATCGCGAGGTTCACAGTATCGTGTTGAATCAATGTTTCTGCGACTGGCACATACCCAGAACTATCTTGCAATTTCACCTGGAAATCAACAGGTTGCCAATCAACCTGCAATGGAATGCTTACCTCTTGTTATGGAACCAGAATCTAGTTTTTATGCAGATCCAGTAATTGTTTTGGATTTTCAGTCCCTTTATCCATCCATGGTCATTGCTTATAACCTTTGCTTCTGTACTTGCCTTGGAAAGATTACACCTCCAAAGGAAAATTGCTTAGGAGTCAGTTCATATTCAGCAGATAAACACACTTTGCACAATTTGAGACTGGAGTTACTAGTTACTCCCAATGGAGTTCTCTATGTGTCTTCCAAAGTTCGGAAAGGAATTCTACCTTGCCTATTGGAAGAAATATTATCGACTAGAATTATGGTGAAACAAGCgatgaaaaagttgtctccatcACAGAAAGTTCTTGGCCGGATATTTAATGCCCGACAGCTTGCTTTGAAGCTGATAGCAAATGTTACTTATGGCTATACTGCTGCAGGATTTAGCGGGCGCATGCCATGCGCTGAGCTTGCTGACAGTATTGTGCAGTGTGGCCGGCGAACGCTCGAGACTGCAATTTCATTTGTGAATTCAAATGAAAAATGGAAAGCTAGAGTTGTTTATGGTGACACAGATAG CATGTTTGTACTTCTTAAAGGGAGGTCTCTCAAAGAAGCTTTTACAATTGGACGAGAAATCGCATCGGCAATAACTGAAATGAATCCCAATCCTGTCACTTTAAAAATGGAAAAGGTTTACTACCCATGCTTCCTCCTTACAAAGAAGCGATATGTTGGGTATAGTTACGAGAGTCCTGATCAGAGCAATCCGATTTTTGATGCTAAGGGCATTGAGACTGTGAGGAGAGATACATGTGCTGCTGTTTCTAAAACTATGGAGCAGTCATTAAGGATATATTTCGAATATCAGAATATTGATGAG GTCCAATCATATCTACAGCGTCAGTGGACAAGGATACTATCTGGTCGAGTTTCCGTTCAGGATTTTGTGTTTGCAAAGGAAGTTCGTTTGGGTACTTACAGCATACGTGCTTCTTCACTTCCTCCAGCTGCAATCGTAGCCACTAAAGCAATGAAAGTTGACCCCCGGGCAGAGCCTCGATATGCTGAAAGAATACCTTATGTAGTAGTTCACGGTGAACCCGGGGCTCGTTTGGTGGACATGGTAGTGGATCCCCTTGAAGTTCTGGCTCTGAACTCCCCTTACAGATTAAATGACATTTATTACATCAGGAAACAGATAATCCCAGCATTACAGCGAGTTTTTGGGCTGCTCGGCGCTGATCTCAACCATTGGTTTCTTGACATGCCTCGACCATCACGTGAAGCTTTTGGAAAACGCTGTTCTCTTGGCCTGAATCCACAGAGAAAAAGAATTGATTACTACTACACATCAAGGCATTGCATTGTCTGTGGTGACCTAGTTCAGGCTTCGTCCCATCTGTGTCCCGAATGTCTTAAGAATGAAACCACTGTTGCCATAGCTTTGATTGGAAGAACTTCAAAACTGGAAAAGGATATCCAACACCTTACTGCT ATATGTCGCCATTGTGGTGGTGGGGATTGGCGTGTGGAAAGCGGAGTCAAGTGTATTTCACTTGCTTGTTCGGTTTTCTACGAGAGGAGAAAAGTCCAGAAAGAATTACAGTCACTATCTGAAGTTGCTACAAGAGCTGGTTTCTATCCCAAGTGTATGGTCGAATGGTTCTAA